A region of the Chloroflexota bacterium genome:
CGCTATAACCGCGCCATCATCCCGCTGCTGCTTAAGCACGGCGGATTTCCGGTTTTCGACGGCGTGGTGAAAGGCCGGTTCATTCACCCTAATGCAGCGGACGATTGGGACCACATTGCCATGGCGCGCTACCGCAGCCGCAGGGATATGATGAAAATGGCTATCGAGATCGCCGGAAAAGGCATTGATGTCCATAAATGGGCGGCGTTGGAGAAAACGCAGGTCTTCCCAGTAAAGCCATTGGTCAACCTGATGTTCACCAGAGCAATAGTTGCAGTCTTCCTTTGCGTGATGGCCATAGTGTTACACCTATTCTTGAGTGGGTTCAAGCTATACTAGAAACAGGCCCCCTCCGGAAGCATGGTGGGGCGCACCGGCAGGGCTCGTTCTCCGAACAACGCTGCGGCATAGCAACGCATTGCTGCCGAGTCGTTCCCCTCGGGGCTGATTATTGCGTTTCCTTCAACACGGTGACTAACGTGGAAGTACGTCGACACCCGATTGTGGCGTTTGTTTGTTGTCTTATCCTCTGGGTTGAGGTATGGTGGTTACCATTGGTTCGGTTGTAGATGGATATTTCGTAAATACAACAGAGACGATATCCTGATTATCCTGATGCCTGTTCAATGATAAGTGCAGTTGTTCCGAGTCGCTGGCAGTTGGTGTCGGTTAAATGAGCTCGGAGCAGCGGTTAAGCCAAGTTTGGCTTCATGTCTGCTTGCCAACCTCACCCTCGATGCAGAGGACAGAGTTACGTCCAGACGGCGATGACCACGGCGTCGGTGGCATGTGAGTCGTTGAAGGATGCTACGGCACACAAGCGCCCTGTGGTCATCTCGGCGGAGGGGATGGCACGCTGCGACTCGACCGAAGCCGATCGGCCTAAGCTTTGTTGGGTAACTTGCCTTTCCTAGGAGCCTGTCCGAGCAATAGGTCGGCCGTGCCCCGAAGAAGTCAACAACCAAGGTCGACCACGCTCAGCACAGGTATTAGTCGGACACACTCCTAAACCGGCTCAAGGAGCTTCGATATCTGCTCCAGCGTGAAGACAGGCCCATCCTGGCAGATATACTTCTCGCCCACATTGCACCGGGCGCACTTGCCCAGACCGCACTTCATCTTGCCTTCCAGAGTGGTGACAATCTGGCCATCGGCAAAGCCCAGCTTCTTCAATTCAACGAGGGTGAAACGGATCATGATCGGGGGGCCGCAGATGATGGCAATGGCATTAGCCGGAGAAAGCTTCAATTCCTTGATCACGGACGGGATGAGTGCCACCCGGCCGGTCCAACTCTTGTCACCGGCATCGACGGTCAATTCCAGCTTCGTTCTGGGCGACGCTGCCCAGGTATCAAATTCGGTGGCAAAGACCAGGTCCTGCGGGGTACGGGCCCCATTGAGAATAAACAGGTCCCCAAAGTCAGCCCTGTGGTCCAGGATACTGAGGACAACAGGCCGCAGCGGCGCAAAACCGATGCCGCCGCCGATAATGTGAATGTTCTTGCCCTTGAAACTATCAAGTGGGAAGTAGTTTCCAAAGGGCCCCCTGACGCCCACAGCAGCCCCCGGTTCCAGCTCATGCAGGGAAGCGGTAACGGTGCCCACCTTTCTCACCGCCACCTCCAGCGGGCCTTTGCGGTACGCCACTGAAGTTAGCCCAAAGGGGGACTCTCCGGTGCCGAAGGCAGAGACAAAGATAAATTGCCCTGGCTTATAGTCAAACCCTGCCTTCACTTCCGGGTCATTCAGTTCAATCTTGAAAAGCCTCACGTCAGGCGTCAGGTCAACCACATCACTCAGCGTGGCTAGATAAGGCAGAAAAGGATTTTGTTGTTTCACTTTTCTTTCACTCCCAGTTTCTGAACGTCCTGAATTATCTCACGGATGTCTATATTCACCGGGCAGGCTCTGACACACCTGCCGCAACCAATGCAGTGCATGGTACCAAAATGCTCCGGGAAGTAAAGGAGTTTATGGGCAAACCTCTGTCTCATCCTGGTGCCTTTGTTAGCCCGCGGGTCATAACCGCCAGCGATCTTGCTGAACCCGGGGGACTGGCAGCTTTCCCAACTGCGCACGCGCTCGGTCTTATTCTTGCCGCCGTAGTCACGCACATCGAAGCAGTAGCAGGTGGGACAAACATAGGAGCATACGTTGCAGTGCAGGCATCTATCGGCTACCCGCCCCCAGTATGGATCGTCGAATGCCTGGCGCATTTTCTCTGTGATGCCCTTGCTGGGAACAGTGGATACCTGCGGAGCCGGCGGCTTCGGTGTATCCACCGACGACAATAGTGAATCCGGCATCAGGGCTTTGCCCTTATCGGTGAGCACCTGAATCAGATATCCGTCCTTCACCCCCGTAAGCATGATATCCATGCCGGAGGGGTCGTCCGGGGCACTGCCCATGCTGGCGCAGAAGCACTCGGGGCAGGCTGTGAGGCAGGATATTCCGACAAGGATGGTCTTCTCGCGGTGCTCACGGAAAAGAGGATCCCCCGGCTCCTCAAGGAAGGGCATACCCAGTGTGAGAATGCCTTTAGCATCGCAGGGGCGCACGCCAAAGATAACCGTTTCCTTCTCTACCTTCGCAGGCACGAGTTCCACCCGTCCATCCTTCTTCTCAATGCTGAATATCGTCTCGGTGGCGGGGAAGAGAAACTGCTTCGGGGGCAGATCGGTATTTTGATAATCGAAGACAATGTCTTCTACCCGGCTGACCTCTTTGAAAAGGGTCAGATCCTCCACCCTGGTTGGCGCTATAAGGCGGCGGGTCTCACGTAGTTTACCAAGCCAGGAGAGCAGGTCTTTCTTGGATATGAATTTGTTCATTCGGCAACCCCCAGCTTCTCGTCTTTTTGGAAAGCGGCAAAGGGTGGTGGAGCATCGGCATCAATGCCTGACTGGAACTTGAAGAGCGTCTGCACATCCTTTTCCAGCTTACGGTTAAGCAGACTGAGCGGGATATTGACCGGGCAGACGAGCTCGCAGGCGTTGCAGCCGATGCAGCGTCCCGCAAGATGGAAGGCCCGCATCGTATTCCACATCTCGTTCTCTCCCGGGGCTATCCTGATGCCAACCCACAGGGGGTCAAGGCGCTCCACAAAACACTCGCTGCAATAGCATCCCGGGCAAACCTGACGGCAAGCGTAACAGCGGATGCAACGGCTGAACTGCTCCTCCCAGAAAGCCCTTCTCTCCCCCGGCGATTTCTCTTCCATGGATTTGATATCCGGATAAGCCTCTGCAGCAGGCTCCGCCTTAGCTTCTCCCACCAGGAAATCGTAAACCACCAGCTTGTGCTGCTGGCAGATCTGGCAGGCATCCCTCAACTTATCACTGGTCTTATTCCAATCAGTCTTGGCTACCCCGGAGCAGGCGATGCCGATGATGTACACCTTATCCCGCTGAATCTGATGTTCATTGAGCAGCAGGTTGATCGCCCGGGAATCGCACGGCTTGACCACGATGCCGGTGACCTTGTCCTTGCGGTTGAGGAGGTACCTCACCAGATCCTGCGCACAGGTCTGATCAAAGATGAGCCTGTCAGCATCCTTCGAGCTGTAAACAAACAGTGGACGGGCGTTTTTCCCATCCGTAGACCGCTCGTAGCCGATGACACAGTCTACCGTCTTGCTATCCAGAAGTTCCTTGGCTTTGGCACGAATCTGTTCACTCGGGTTCATGATACGGCCTCCGGCACCAGGGCTTTCCTCGGCCCAAGCTTAATCAATTCACTGGTGAATGAAGACACCACCTGGGAAAACCTCTTCCCCTCCGAGGCGGAGACCCATTCGATCCGGAACCTGCCGCTTTCAATGCCCAGGTAATCGAGGAAGGGACGCAGCAGGGCAAAGCGGCGGCGGGCATAATAGTTGCCTTCAGTATAGTGACAGTCGCCAGGGTGACAGCCGGCAATCAGGACACCATCAGCCCCCAACTGGAAGGCCTTCACCACCAGCAGCGGATCCACCCTCCCGGAGCAAGGCACGCGTATGATGCGGATATTGGGAGGGTACGTGATCCGGCTGGTGCCTGCCATGTCAGCACCAGCGTAGCTGCACCAGTTGCACAGGAATCCAACAATCCTTGGTTGATAATCTACTGCCATAACGATACCACCTCAGCCAGTAATTGCTGTTGCGTAAATCCGCGCAGGTTGGCGGCTCCAAAACGACAGGCGGCCACACACAGCCCACAGCCCTTGCATACGGCTTCATTAACGACCGATACGGTGCGGCCATCCCTGGTCTTCTGGGAATCAATGGCACTGAAGGGACATACCGCCTGACACAGCAGGCAGCCGCTGCATTTCACCTGGTCAATCGTGGACACCATGGGATCGGTGGTGAGAAATTCCTTACTGAACAGCGCGTCCACCTTGGCCGCAGCAGCACCGCCCTGAGCCACCGACTCCGGTATATCCCGGGGACCAACACAGGACCCTGCCAGAAATATGCCGTCAGTCTGGGTTTCCACTGGGCGCAGTTTCGGGTGCGCCTCAATGAAGAAGTTGTTGGTATCATAACTGACCTTGAGGGTCTGGGCCAGTTCCGCCGCGCCATCACTGGCCTCTGCACCTGTAGCCAGAACCACCAGGTCAGCAGGAATCTCCACCGGCCTGCCGATGAGAGAGTCTTCACCACATACCATCAATTTCTTACCATCCTGGAATATCTTCGAAACTCGCCCCCGCAGGTACAAGGTACCATACTCCTGCTGGGCACGCCGGGCAAATTCATCGAAGTCCTTCCCCCCTGCCCGAATATCAATGTAAAAGATATAGCATTGCACGTGGGGATCATGTTCCTTGAGCATTATGGCCTGTTTGGCCATATACATGCAGCAGAATTTGCTGCAGTAGCTCCGCCCCTTCAACTCATCCCTCGACCCGACACAGCTTACAAAGACCACCGTATGGGGATGGGCTCCATCAGAGGGGCGGACCACCTCTCCCCCAGTG
Encoded here:
- a CDS encoding FAD/NAD(P)-binding protein — encoded protein: MKQQNPFLPYLATLSDVVDLTPDVRLFKIELNDPEVKAGFDYKPGQFIFVSAFGTGESPFGLTSVAYRKGPLEVAVRKVGTVTASLHELEPGAAVGVRGPFGNYFPLDSFKGKNIHIIGGGIGFAPLRPVVLSILDHRADFGDLFILNGARTPQDLVFATEFDTWAASPRTKLELTVDAGDKSWTGRVALIPSVIKELKLSPANAIAIICGPPIMIRFTLVELKKLGFADGQIVTTLEGKMKCGLGKCARCNVGEKYICQDGPVFTLEQISKLLEPV
- a CDS encoding 4Fe-4S binding protein, with the translated sequence MNPSEQIRAKAKELLDSKTVDCVIGYERSTDGKNARPLFVYSSKDADRLIFDQTCAQDLVRYLLNRKDKVTGIVVKPCDSRAINLLLNEHQIQRDKVYIIGIACSGVAKTDWNKTSDKLRDACQICQQHKLVVYDFLVGEAKAEPAAEAYPDIKSMEEKSPGERRAFWEEQFSRCIRCYACRQVCPGCYCSECFVERLDPLWVGIRIAPGENEMWNTMRAFHLAGRCIGCNACELVCPVNIPLSLLNRKLEKDVQTLFKFQSGIDADAPPPFAAFQKDEKLGVAE
- a CDS encoding 4Fe-4S dicluster domain-containing protein; this encodes MNKFISKKDLLSWLGKLRETRRLIAPTRVEDLTLFKEVSRVEDIVFDYQNTDLPPKQFLFPATETIFSIEKKDGRVELVPAKVEKETVIFGVRPCDAKGILTLGMPFLEEPGDPLFREHREKTILVGISCLTACPECFCASMGSAPDDPSGMDIMLTGVKDGYLIQVLTDKGKALMPDSLLSSVDTPKPPAPQVSTVPSKGITEKMRQAFDDPYWGRVADRCLHCNVCSYVCPTCYCFDVRDYGGKNKTERVRSWESCQSPGFSKIAGGYDPRANKGTRMRQRFAHKLLYFPEHFGTMHCIGCGRCVRACPVNIDIREIIQDVQKLGVKEK
- a CDS encoding hydrogenase iron-sulfur subunit produces the protein MAVDYQPRIVGFLCNWCSYAGADMAGTSRITYPPNIRIIRVPCSGRVDPLLVVKAFQLGADGVLIAGCHPGDCHYTEGNYYARRRFALLRPFLDYLGIESGRFRIEWVSASEGKRFSQVVSSFTSELIKLGPRKALVPEAVS